In the Endozoicomonas sp. SCSIO W0465 genome, AGGAAGGCTGGTTGCCTTTCAAAATGTCGCAACGAAGTCATAGGGGCGCCCTGATACGCCCGAAGGGTGGCTCAGAAAAGCGCCATCTGCTTTGTCAGACTTGCTTGACGTAGAATAACTACGCGCTGCGCAAGTCTTTCGCGCATATGACGCTTTTCTGAGCCAAACTGCGCGTCCCGCTGAGCTCGCAACGAAACGTCAACAGGCCCTAGCCATAAGCCATAAAAAGCCATAAGGTGATGGGTGTTATATAAGCCTTAATATTTATGAGCTGACAGAAAATCCGGTTGCACTGAACACCAAATAATTACTTTTGGCGAGCTCGTCAGGAAAAAAGTTCCTGACGGTTTCTGAACAGATCCAGTGCATCCGGGTTAGCCAGAGCATCGGTATTTTTTACCGGCCGGTCATGAATGACTTCACGCACTGCCAGCTCGACTATTTTACCGCTTATGGTTCTTGGAATATCGGTTACCTGCAGAACCTTGGCGGGAACGTGACGAGGTGTTGTGTTGCTACGGATAGTCTGAGTGATTTTTTTGACCAGTTCATCATCCAGTGACACACCATCACGGAGCTGTACAAATAATATAATTCGTATGTCGTCTTCCCAATCCTGCCCTACGGCGATGCTATCAAGAACCTCCTCTACCTTTTCAACCTGGCGATAAATCTCGGCAGTACCAATGCGAACGCCTCCGGGGTTCAATACGGCATCTGCCCGGCCATGAATGATGATGCCATCGTGCCCGGTCAGTTCGCCGTAGTCCCCATGGGCCCATAGCCCTGCAAACTCGTTGAAGTAGGCATTGTGGTATTTGGTGCCATCGGGGTCATTCCAGAAGCCAACGGGCATGGATGGGAAGCTGGACCGGCAGACCAGCTCTCCCTTCTCTTCGATCAGCGGAGTGCCTGTCGTATCGACAAAGTGAACATCCATACCCAGGCCCCGGCACTGCAGTTCACCACGATAGACCGGCAATATCGGACAGCCCAGGGCAAAGCAGGAGATGATGTCGGTTCCACCGGATATGGACGAAAGGCGCACATCCGGTTTTACATTCTGAAAGACGTAATCATAGCTTTCGTGCAGCAACGGGGAGCCTGTCGATAGAATCGTTTTGAGATGCTGCAGGTTATGGCTGCTGGCAGGCTTGACGCCGGCTTTCTGAAGGGCGGCAATGTACTTGGCACTGGTGCCAAAAATAGCAACGTTCTCTGCCTCTGCCATATCCATCAGGGTTGCAGGTTGGGGATAAAAAGGGGAACCATCGAACAAAACGACAGTGGCTCCAAGGGCCAGTGACGAAACCAGCCAGTTCCACATCATCCAGCCACAGGTGGTAAAGAAGAAAATCGTATCCTGCTCTTTCAGATCGGTATGAAGGCCCAGCTCTTTCAAATGTTGCAGCAGCGTTCCACCATGACCATGAACAATACACTTGGGAACACCAGTGGTGCCTGAAGAGTAC is a window encoding:
- a CDS encoding acetoacetate--CoA ligase, whose translation is MTALWIPDQTTITSSNLQAFINRVKDVTGLPLENYSDLYQWSIDDRPGFWQLLAEFYQIQFHTPPSAALINDSMPGAQWFPGATLNYAEHLLQRKDRKSALIFNGENGCRRTLSYKELYHSVAAAQKGLIEAGIKKGDRVAAFMPNCPETIILMLATTALGAIWSSCSPDFGIQGVLDRFGQIEPRLLLAVDRYFYGGKTINCLAKIGQIQQKIPSLETTVIVPFANPEPDIGLLNNAKLWADFCEPSNEPVSIVPVEFNHPLFIMYSSGTTGVPKCIVHGHGGTLLQHLKELGLHTDLKEQDTIFFFTTCGWMMWNWLVSSLALGATVVLFDGSPFYPQPATLMDMAEAENVAIFGTSAKYIAALQKAGVKPASSHNLQHLKTILSTGSPLLHESYDYVFQNVKPDVRLSSISGGTDIISCFALGCPILPVYRGELQCRGLGMDVHFVDTTGTPLIEEKGELVCRSSFPSMPVGFWNDPDGTKYHNAYFNEFAGLWAHGDYGELTGHDGIIIHGRADAVLNPGGVRIGTAEIYRQVEKVEEVLDSIAVGQDWEDDIRIILFVQLRDGVSLDDELVKKITQTIRSNTTPRHVPAKVLQVTDIPRTISGKIVELAVREVIHDRPVKNTDALANPDALDLFRNRQELFS